Within Rothia sp. ZJ932, the genomic segment CCCCGGACGCGGCACAGGTGTTCCCCTCTATATTTTGGGTTCATCGCTTTTCGGCGCCCAGCTAGCCGCAGCCCTCGGTCTGCCCTACGCCTTCGCGTCCCACTTCGCACCCACTCACCTAGAGCAAGCCATCGCCACCTACCGCCGCGAATTCAAACCCTCAGAACAACTAGCTGAACCCTACGTCATCGCAGCAGTCAATGTACTAGCATCAGACACCACTGAAGACGCCGAAGACCAGCTGCGCACCACCACCCGCCAGCGCATCAAGCTACTGGCAGCAGGCGGTCAAGACCTCAGCAACGAACAGCTGGACGCTATCGCCGACTCCCCCCGCGGTCAGCAGATCCTCGACATGATGGCATTCCGCGCCGTCGGCACCGGGGCAGAAGCTAAAGACTACCTGCTGCGCTTTGCAAACATGGTAGAAGCAGATGAACTCATACTCTCGTCCCTGGCAGCAAACACCGAACAGTCCCTGCGCAGCTACGAGATCATCGCTGAGCAACTCATCAATAACTAAAGTTGCCCAAAAGCGGTGGTGCAGTTGATATCCCTTTATCAACCGCACCACCGTTTTTGTTGTTCTCACGAAATACCCAGAAGGCAGCTAGCGGGTTTCGTCCCGACGGTTAGCGCGCCACAACCCCAGTTCATCCCCCATCGCCTCAAGTTCATCACGCAACTCATTACGCTTCTTACGCTGCCACAGACGGTAGGGCATAACTAATAAAGACACCAACAGCACTAACCCCAGAGACAAACTGCCCAACATCAACAGCAACTGCAAAGAAGAATCCAAATGTATGCCCCTACTCCCTTGATGCTTCATGCCCTTGTTTAGGCACACTTTGCCGTAAGTCTACTGTGCAACCACGCGAACAACCGCAACGGTCAGGCGAGCGCGGTTCTCGAGAGTGCCACCGTACTCATCGATGCGCTCATTGGAACTCGGTGTCACAAACTGATGCAAGAAATAACCATTAGCTCTGTTCACCTCAACGCCATCCATACCGCCTCGTGGACAGCGCGGTAGACTGCGTCCGCGAAACCCATAATAATGCTGGGAATCTTGTTATGATCCAAAGCCCGCGGGACAGAGCCCTTCTTCGTGCCCATTCGCACCGTGCAAGGTAACGCCAGGGATGATGGCACTCGGTACCTGCACGGTTTCCCCGAAGTGAGTAGAAGGAAGAGTTAGGCGTCCGGGCATAATCTGCATGACGATAGTGCCACCGGCAACATCAACAGCGTCGGTAATTCTCTTCCAACCGGCAAAGCTACTCATCGGTAGAGATACCGGGCTGACCCAAGAAGGAGCAGTTAACGTCCTCAAAGAAAGCGACCTCAGTAACAACCAGAGTGCCGAATATTCAATTTAAGACCGATTTTAAGTGAAAACATGTCTTAGATTGAACGCTCGGCAAGATAACTACTGCGCGAGATCCCGGTGGACGTGGTATTCGAGGTCGTACACGTCGTACACAAGGCATTCTGCAAAGGTTTGCACGGTAAAAGCCGCACCGTTACCTCGCAGACCTCACTAATATACGCAAGATACTTTAACGGTGACCAGGTCACTACGGTAGGACGCTACCTGAGCCCCTGCCTTTGCCTTGTGAAGCTGTTACGAACAAAACCTACGAAACTAAGAACGGGTTCAAGGTTAACATTGCACTCTATGGAATCTTCCACTCAAATCGTCCATTAGCACCTAAGAGATATAGTAAAGACCCTTAGCTCACCTCAAGAGAAGGAAATAGCAACGTGCCTTCGATGGCTACAAATCATCTATTTACTACACATGTTGATATTCAGCCTGTCGCGCCCAGTAACTATACTCGCCGTAATGCACAAAAATAGGTATAGTCAGCCCCTCACGCAAGGGCAGCTTACCCTCAGATCCCTGGAGACCTAAGCACCCCCTGGACGACCAGCACGCCTTCAGTCTTTGCAGCCCACCTACAATACATCACCTGTTTCACGTGAAACATTTACTTCTCGAAGCACTCCACCAGAGCCTTAATCATGGCACCCATTCGCGAGCGCTCCGGCTGCACGGGGTCAATCCCCTGCTCTTGCAAGGGCACCGAGGTTACCGACCCAACGCTTGCCACCACAGTTTTCTCACGTAGAGCCGCTACGAGTTCGGGCAGCTGCTCACGTTCGGTAGCATAACCCAAGAGCGCTTCGACCGCAGGGGCTGCCGTGAAAGTCAGTGCATCCACTCGACCGGCAATAATATCTTCAATTAGCCTGAAAACCGCTGGGAGATCTTCAGGCTCTTCCCAACGATGTGGTACCACAGTCATAAGTTGGGCACCGGCGTCCACTAGGCGCTGTTCTTGGGCAGCATCAGGCTTACCGTGCTGCTGTAAAAGGACGCGCTTGCCATCTACACCTACTTCAAGGGCAAGATCAACTAGGGCACGAGTAAGTTCCCCTCCTACTGCCATACCCGAGTCCTCAAATCCCAGGGAGCGCACAGCGCCGCGTCCTTTAGAACCTCGCACATAGAACGCGGAATCAGACAGGGCAGCACGCGCCTGCTCGCACAACCCAAAACTTTCAGCTGCTTCGAGCCACCCTTTTAGTCCGTAACCAGTAGTCACCAAAACCATGTGGGGCGGGTTATCAATGACCGTGCGAGTATCAGCTTTCAACTGCTCATCAGCATCAGTGGGCACAACGCGCACCGTAGGAGCGTAAATGACGCGCGCCCCCTTGCGCTCAAAGGCTTCCCCCTGCTCGACTGCACGGCGGGACGCGGTGACAGCAACAGTGATTCCTGCCAGGTGTTGCTCTCGTGGCTCAGCAGACATGACACTCCTTGAAATAGGGGGTATATATACAGGATATCTTTTGGATAAGCACCGCAGCAGGTTGTTACACAAGAAGTAACCAAAAGACCCATATCTACAGGTGAGGAATTATGGACTCAGGGCGAAAGAGGGAGCAAATATTCCTTACGCGGGGAATCTGGATTACATCCCTCTACTCAGGGCGACCAACATCCACCAACCAAAAGGCAGTGAGTGGATGCCGGGGAACGTCTAGAACGCTTCAGCAAATCTGCTAAGAATCAATATCTCACTAGGTTAAACACAATTCATCATATGATGAATTGAGGAATATTCTACATCCGTAGAATATATCTTTTAGGGGGTGGGGAAATAACTAAGCTATGCTTAGATGCATGGCAGTGAAGAAAATATCAAAGACAACAAAGGGCAATGCCCATAAGGCTGGCAGAAGAGCAGGCGAAAGCGATACTCGTAACGACATTCTCAACGCTGCCAGCACCCTCTTTGCACGGCACGGATTCACCGGGACATCCATGCGCGCCATCGCCGCAGAGGCCAACGTAGACCCCGCCCTGATTCGCCACTTCTTCACCAATAAAGACTCCCTATTTTCCGTACTTGTCGACAGCCACGCAAACAGGGCAAAGGATGCCATCACCACCCTTGACCTCTCCGACCTATCGGAAGCTGAGGCTATCATTTACACATATCTTCACCTGTGGAATTCTGATGATTTCAACCCCTTCCTCACAGGCCTCCTCCACTCGGTCACCACCCCCACCGATGATGCTGAACAGTTCAAAGAAATCTTCTGGGACGTCTTCACAACAGGACCCCTCGATAACGCCGCCCGTAAGATAGACCCCATCGCATTCGCCCTAATGAGCTCTCAACTTTTAGGACTCGCAGTGGGGCGCTACCTTCTCAAGATGCCTCACATGACCGTACTGAGCAACGAGCGCATCATCGAAGAACTCTCTCCCGTTATTCAGCAATACATAGACGGCACTTACCGCTCCCCCAGTGAGCGCACCTCTATGCAGCGTACCCCCAGCACAGAACACCTCTCACTCACTCCCGATAAAGGCAGCGATTCCCATCCACCTCTCCAAAAGGATCCGGAGCCCTCAGACATCGAGGAAAAAGACACCCGGAAACCTACCATCGAAAACGAGGTACTGTCTTTGAAAGAAGGCACCCCAGATGAAGCTCCTCAGGGTCTACACACGCTAACAGAGGATGAACTTCTTATCGCTGAAGAAATTCCAGCGAATACCCCCTCAACACCGGCACTCCTAGAAGATGAAACTCAAGAACCAAACTTCTACACGCGTCCGGCGGTAGAAGGCGCCCATGAACCCACCCTCTTTGAAGAAGAACCCGCACCGACGAAGAACAAGCAGCAAAAAACCAGCAACGACCAAGAAGCTTTATTTGACACCCTCTTCTAAGAAGCAGAAAGCCCCTGATGTTTCACGTGAAACATCAGGGGCTTTCGCGCACTAGAAACCAAAAATCACAAAAGTCACCGCGAATAAAAAACCAGAAAACGTGCTGAAAGAACGCAAAAAGCCATCACAAAAACCCACCAACGACGACATAATAAAGCCAGCCGTACCGGCGCAACCCAGCACCTCATTTCACCGCCAAGAACCTCCCACATTCTAAGGGTGGCAATGTTTACGGCCTTTAGAAAGCCAATACCCACGCACCACGCCAATTGCGCATAACCATGAAGATCGCACCTTCTCTCTTAAGCGATTTACTCCCACGTAGCACTGGCAGGATCCACCCCGTACACCTTGGCATTCGCATCAATAACCTCACGCAACCACCGCGCAAGACCAGGCTCACGCGCATCATAATGCTCAGCAAACCGGACATCCGCAACATACATACAGCCCAATAACACCTGCTGAGCATGCGAACAGTTATAGTAACGGTTGATGGACGCACGGTGACGCTCCGCAAGCGCATTCGCCTCTTCAGAACCAGCAAGGACGCCCGCACGCTTAGCGCTCGCCGCATCAGCCTCTAACGCCTCAGTCTCAGACCGAGCACGTTGCCAGTCCTCATCAGTAAACCGAGCCGTATTACGCTGCGACTGGTTATAAGCATCGGTATTGCTCCAGCGCTTGCGGACCTCATCTGCATAATGCGCCTGAATTGCCTGAGCCTTTTCGGTGGCGGTCAAGTTCTTTTCTGACATATTCTCCTCCATCAGGTGATTGACGGTTTCCAAAACCGTCGTGAGATGAGAGATTTTGTCTTGTAGCAGCCGTTTTTGCTCCTGCAAGTGAGTGAGAGCTGAACGCTCACCATCAGCAAGGACGCACTGAATTTTCTCAAGTGAGAACCCCAACTCACGATAGACCAGGATGCGATGCAAACGATCAATATCGTCTGCACAATACACCCGGTAGCCGGCACTTGATCGTTCGTGCGGGGTCAGCAGACCCACCGCGTCCCAATGGTGCAGGGCTCGGACGCTCACCCCCACCAAGCGAGCGACCTCACCCACTGTGAGGTAATCATTAATCAGCCTGCGTGAATCTCTCATACAACCAATCGTGGCACCTAACGTCGCGTCAGGGTCAAGGATTGCGCGCCGAGAGGGCATTTTAGGACAGGTTTTCACCCTAAACCTATCCTAAAATGCACTCTCGGCGGTCGGGGAGAGACTAGAAGTCGTCTCCACCGGAGTAGGAATCATGAGTCATATTCGCAAAACGCGAGTAGTGGCCCTGGAATGCCACCGCAATAGTCTTAGTCGGGCCGTTACGGTGCTTCGCCACAATCACATCAGCCTCACCAGCGCGCGGAGACTCCTTGTCATACACATCATCGCGGTGCAAGAGGACAACCATATCCGCGTCCTGCTCAATGCTGTTATGAACAGTAATACCATTAGCGATGAAGTTATGGTGCCCCAGAACGGTAGCGTCAAAGACCTCCTCCTCACCGCAGTACTCAATCTCAACAATCGAATCCCAGAACAGGTCATTCACCGCCACCATATCAAGCTCAGCAGAATCAAGAAGAGTGGCTACCTGAGACAGTCTCGAGGGCGCAGGTGAGTTCTTGTAGTAGGCAGACCCACAATACTGAGAGACCATTTGGAACCCACGAGGAGTCATACCTTTTTCAGTAAGAATTCGTTTGACATCATCCCACACCTGGGAAGGGGCCGTGTCGACATTCGTATTGGACTTACACCCTTCGCTTTCGAGAACATCCAAAAGTCGTTTGCACTGTTCAGCACGATTGCCAAACACAGAAATCTCACGCAAAAAACGCAGTTGTTCATCGCGTCCTGAAATATCTAGAGAGTAACCCGGGCGATACTCGCCCTTCAATGTAGTTTTGCGAACACGAGAATTGATGCCAAAACGCAACAGGAGAATAGAAAGCTGATCCACTAGCTCACGTGAAGTTGAGGAATAGTAGATACGCCCTGTTCGACCATTCTTGTTCACAGTTACAGAACCATCAGTTGCCCACAGGTGCTGAATAAACAGAGCAATCTGACGTTTAGGCAGGGCATTTACTGACTCAGGGATAAATTTTTCCCATGACCGCAGACCAAAAAGACCCACTTCATCCAGCCAAGAAGCCAAAGGATTACGTTTGCCGTGGGTAAGTCGATGGGGCGCAGGCAGACGCAAAGAAACACAACGGGCAGCTTCGTGCTCATCACGCACAGCTGTAATACCGAACTGCTTGAGGGCAGCGTCAGTCATTACCTTCAAATTATTTTCATCAATAGACGCATACCGTATGGGCTGATGTTTTACAGCCGAACCATCGCCCAACATATGAGCCAGCAGGATGACCTGCTCATCGCTCCACTTCACGCGCTCTGAGGGGCCGTTTACATGGCGGGACACGCCAATGCGCTCGCCGACTTCTAGCTCGCCCAGCCCCTTCCACCCGCGGAAGGTAAAGAAGGGATGGTTAGCGGTTGCGCGCAGGGTCTTGCCGGACGCCGTAGTGAGGCGGTAGACCGGCTTTACACCGGTTGAGAAAACGTGGGTGAGGTGACGTTCCACGAAACGCATATCGTCACCTAGAGACCACACAGGTACATCCTGAGCTCCGGCTGCGTAAAGCTCGCCCATAGTGGTTTCCGCGCCGGTGTCTGCCCTGAGAATACGAGTATCCGCGGTGAGGCAGCCCGATTCGCGAAGATCTGACACCATGGGTTTCTTGTCGGTGCGCTGCTCCGAACCACGGTTCAGCTGCGAAAGCGCGATGAGAGGAACCTCCAGTTCCTTCGCCATCAACTTCAGCGCACGGGAAAACTCCGAGACCTCCTGCTGACGAGATTCCACCTTCTTACCCGAGCTCATCAGCTGCAGGTAGTCCAGCACAATCAGCTGCAAGTTATTGCGCTGCTTGAGGCGGCGTGCCTTCGCGCGAATCTCCATCAGCGTCATATTCGGCGAGTCATCAATAAACAGGGGCGCGGCGTCCATCTTACCCATCGCCGTTGCCACCTTCGCCCACTGGGAATCATCCAGCGTACCCTTACGCAAATCAGATAAGTTCAAAGACGCCTCAGCCGAAAGTACACGCATAGCAATCTCATTACGGCTCATTTCCAACGAGAAAAAGACCGTTGCCATATTGTGCTTAATCGCAGCGGAACGAGCGATATCCAGAGCGAACGTACTTTTTCCCATGGCCGGCCTCGCCGCAATAACAATCATCTGACCTGCCTGCAAACCGGCGGTCAGCTCGTCGAGCTCGATGAAACCGGTGGGGACGCCGTGAATGCCGTCGGGGCGGGCACCGTTAGCCTCGATTTCCTCAACCGTGGCATTCATAATCTCACCCAGCGGCGCATAGTCCTCGCTCTCGCGAGTATCAGCCACCTGGTAAATCTCAGCCTGCGCCTGATTTACCAAAGCATCGACCTCACCATCGCTCTCATAACCCAACTGCACAATCTTCGTACCAGCACTCACCAGACGGCGCAGCACGGCGCGCTCGCGCACAATCTCAGCATAAAACCCAGCATTTGCAGCAGTAGGCACCGAAGAAATCAAAGAGTGCAAATAGGGCACACCACCCACTCGCTCAAGCTCCCCGCGCTTCTTCAACTCATCAGCCACCGTCACCGCGTCCGCAGGCTCACCGTGACCGTACAGCGAAATCACAGCCTCATAAATACTCTCATGGGCAGGCTTATAAAAATCAGTACCGCGCAGCACCTCAACAACATCAGCAATCGCGTCCTTCGACAGCATCATGCCGCCCAGCACCGACTGCTCAGCCGCGTCATTATGCGGGGGTGTTCGAACAAACTCAGACTGATTTTCAGACACGAAAGCCACCTTGGATAGGGAAAAGAACCGGTTTCTATTATCCCCCATTCTTCAGCATCGCATGGAGTCTAGGGGGTTTATACTGAGCATAAGTAGTTCATCGCACCCAAGGAAGAAAAGATGAAATCCACACCCAACACTCTCATCGTCTGGATTTCAGCGGTGGCAGCAACAGTCAGCGTTCTCATAGTTGTTTTGACCACAGCGACCCTTGACTACGGGTCGCCCCTTACCCCTCTCATCGAAATATTCAGTGTGCTGGGCAACGTATCCTACATACTCTTAGCATTTGCACTGCTACCA encodes:
- a CDS encoding LLM class flavin-dependent oxidoreductase, which produces MPALSILDLATIYPDEAPKDAFARSVQLAQKAENLGYKRIWYAEHHNMNSIASSAPAVLISHIGAHTEKIRLGAGGVMLPNHSPLTIAEQFGTLAELYPERIDLGLGRAPGTDMNTLRALRREPTSAERFPQDVLELAGYLNDNTRIPGVNATPGRGTGVPLYILGSSLFGAQLAAALGLPYAFASHFAPTHLEQAIATYRREFKPSEQLAEPYVIAAVNVLASDTTEDAEDQLRTTTRQRIKLLAAGGQDLSNEQLDAIADSPRGQQILDMMAFRAVGTGAEAKDYLLRFANMVEADELILSSLAANTEQSLRSYEIIAEQLINN
- a CDS encoding uroporphyrinogen-III synthase, which translates into the protein MSAEPREQHLAGITVAVTASRRAVEQGEAFERKGARVIYAPTVRVVPTDADEQLKADTRTVIDNPPHMVLVTTGYGLKGWLEAAESFGLCEQARAALSDSAFYVRGSKGRGAVRSLGFEDSGMAVGGELTRALVDLALEVGVDGKRVLLQQHGKPDAAQEQRLVDAGAQLMTVVPHRWEEPEDLPAVFRLIEDIIAGRVDALTFTAAPAVEALLGYATEREQLPELVAALREKTVVASVGSVTSVPLQEQGIDPVQPERSRMGAMIKALVECFEK
- a CDS encoding TetR/AcrR family transcriptional regulator translates to MKKISKTTKGNAHKAGRRAGESDTRNDILNAASTLFARHGFTGTSMRAIAAEANVDPALIRHFFTNKDSLFSVLVDSHANRAKDAITTLDLSDLSEAEAIIYTYLHLWNSDDFNPFLTGLLHSVTTPTDDAEQFKEIFWDVFTTGPLDNAARKIDPIAFALMSSQLLGLAVGRYLLKMPHMTVLSNERIIEELSPVIQQYIDGTYRSPSERTSMQRTPSTEHLSLTPDKGSDSHPPLQKDPEPSDIEEKDTRKPTIENEVLSLKEGTPDEAPQGLHTLTEDELLIAEEIPANTPSTPALLEDETQEPNFYTRPAVEGAHEPTLFEEEPAPTKNKQQKTSNDQEALFDTLF
- a CDS encoding MerR family transcriptional regulator, whose translation is MRDSRRLINDYLTVGEVARLVGVSVRALHHWDAVGLLTPHERSSAGYRVYCADDIDRLHRILVYRELGFSLEKIQCVLADGERSALTHLQEQKRLLQDKISHLTTVLETVNHLMEENMSEKNLTATEKAQAIQAHYADEVRKRWSNTDAYNQSQRNTARFTDEDWQRARSETEALEADAASAKRAGVLAGSEEANALAERHRASINRYYNCSHAQQVLLGCMYVADVRFAEHYDAREPGLARWLREVIDANAKVYGVDPASATWE
- a CDS encoding replicative DNA helicase, whose product is MGDNRNRFFSLSKVAFVSENQSEFVRTPPHNDAAEQSVLGGMMLSKDAIADVVEVLRGTDFYKPAHESIYEAVISLYGHGEPADAVTVADELKKRGELERVGGVPYLHSLISSVPTAANAGFYAEIVRERAVLRRLVSAGTKIVQLGYESDGEVDALVNQAQAEIYQVADTRESEDYAPLGEIMNATVEEIEANGARPDGIHGVPTGFIELDELTAGLQAGQMIVIAARPAMGKSTFALDIARSAAIKHNMATVFFSLEMSRNEIAMRVLSAEASLNLSDLRKGTLDDSQWAKVATAMGKMDAAPLFIDDSPNMTLMEIRAKARRLKQRNNLQLIVLDYLQLMSSGKKVESRQQEVSEFSRALKLMAKELEVPLIALSQLNRGSEQRTDKKPMVSDLRESGCLTADTRILRADTGAETTMGELYAAGAQDVPVWSLGDDMRFVERHLTHVFSTGVKPVYRLTTASGKTLRATANHPFFTFRGWKGLGELEVGERIGVSRHVNGPSERVKWSDEQVILLAHMLGDGSAVKHQPIRYASIDENNLKVMTDAALKQFGITAVRDEHEAARCVSLRLPAPHRLTHGKRNPLASWLDEVGLFGLRSWEKFIPESVNALPKRQIALFIQHLWATDGSVTVNKNGRTGRIYYSSTSRELVDQLSILLLRFGINSRVRKTTLKGEYRPGYSLDISGRDEQLRFLREISVFGNRAEQCKRLLDVLESEGCKSNTNVDTAPSQVWDDVKRILTEKGMTPRGFQMVSQYCGSAYYKNSPAPSRLSQVATLLDSAELDMVAVNDLFWDSIVEIEYCGEEEVFDATVLGHHNFIANGITVHNSIEQDADMVVLLHRDDVYDKESPRAGEADVIVAKHRNGPTKTIAVAFQGHYSRFANMTHDSYSGGDDF